From one Paenibacillus terrae HPL-003 genomic stretch:
- a CDS encoding GNAT family acetyltransferase — protein MIYRNATVDDISAIVELQKKYHITTISETDKPDGFVTTLFTEEQFKELIEKENGITIACHGQKSVAYVMAASWKYWAKWPLFQYMIDDLKDTEYKGITLSTENTYQYGPICIDMDYRGTEVLRKVFDFSKMQMSKKYPILITFINHINHRSYAAHTKKLDLDVIKSFIFNNNTYYELGCNTSE, from the coding sequence ATGATTTATAGAAATGCTACTGTTGACGATATATCTGCTATAGTGGAGTTACAAAAAAAATATCACATTACAACGATTAGTGAAACAGACAAACCTGATGGCTTCGTTACAACCTTATTTACAGAAGAACAATTTAAGGAATTAATTGAAAAAGAAAATGGAATTACAATTGCATGTCATGGTCAAAAGAGTGTTGCTTATGTGATGGCTGCCTCATGGAAGTATTGGGCTAAGTGGCCTCTTTTTCAATATATGATTGACGATTTGAAAGATACAGAATATAAGGGAATTACGCTTTCTACAGAAAACACTTATCAGTATGGGCCAATCTGCATTGATATGGATTACAGGGGTACGGAAGTACTCCGAAAGGTTTTTGATTTTTCCAAAATGCAGATGAGTAAAAAATATCCGATATTGATAACTTTTATAAACCATATCAATCACAGATCATACGCTGCTCATACCAAAAAGCTTGATCTTGACGTGATTAAAAGCTTTATTTTCAACAATAATACATACTATGAACTGGGTTGTAACACATCAGAATAA
- a CDS encoding PTS sugar transporter subunit IIB, translating into MEKIRILLCCGGGFSSGMLAQKSRKAANKAGLNASVEARSESQVSEYLDKIDVLLLGPHYERNLNNFSKLAAPFNVPVAVIPKEIYGMIDGEKLLEFALSLVEHKER; encoded by the coding sequence ATGGAAAAAATTCGAATTTTATTGTGCTGTGGAGGAGGCTTTTCAAGTGGAATGCTGGCCCAAAAAAGCCGTAAAGCAGCAAATAAAGCAGGATTGAATGCAAGTGTGGAAGCGAGATCGGAGAGTCAGGTATCGGAATATTTAGACAAAATTGATGTTTTACTTTTAGGACCGCATTATGAAAGAAATTTAAATAATTTTTCAAAACTTGCTGCTCCGTTTAACGTGCCTGTAGCTGTTATTCCCAAAGAAATTTATGGAATGATAGACGGTGAAAAATTGTTGGAGTTTGCTCTATCTTTAGTGGAGCATAAGGAGCGTTAA
- a CDS encoding PTS transporter subunit EIIC, whose product MHKFIDWLTNKFAPAAQALFAKPYLAAVSGAMTKILPFILTGSLIYIYQIFQSFFSHVLPDLSMLLLFSFKMLGLLTAFMVAQQVMEKLDRKNYAIPAGLTAILVFLVFINPVFDETQANVTFSFGRFGPTGMFVALCAGIMVGMVFHFFAKLNILGKNETLPDFVKEWVRNILPIFTNICIATLLVLGLHIDIYQIIVNLFAPINSFAQTLPGFMLLSFLQVFFFTLGVSPWVWGAIRNPIFMVAIAANAAAVAAGDNPVHIVTYETMFTLGLLTLGGQGSPLPLVALMLKSKSKKLRQFARIVVGPAIFNISEPIMYGLPIVFNPLLMVPMWIISLLGPVLIWIIMKSGLLTIPSIVLQTGNIPAPFSSWLITQDWRAILWWCVFFLIYIFIWYPFFKVFEKKTLEEESLSLVQNEE is encoded by the coding sequence ATGCATAAATTTATAGATTGGTTAACTAACAAATTTGCCCCTGCAGCGCAAGCCCTTTTTGCAAAGCCCTATCTCGCGGCTGTTTCCGGGGCCATGACGAAGATATTGCCTTTTATTTTAACAGGTTCGCTTATTTATATTTATCAGATTTTCCAATCGTTTTTTAGTCATGTTTTGCCAGACTTATCCATGTTATTATTGTTTTCATTTAAAATGCTAGGTCTCTTAACCGCTTTTATGGTTGCACAGCAAGTCATGGAGAAATTGGACAGGAAAAATTATGCAATTCCTGCCGGTTTAACCGCAATATTGGTTTTTCTGGTTTTTATCAATCCGGTGTTTGATGAGACACAAGCGAATGTAACGTTTAGTTTTGGACGATTCGGACCGACAGGGATGTTTGTCGCATTATGTGCCGGAATCATGGTGGGAATGGTGTTCCATTTCTTCGCAAAGTTAAATATACTCGGCAAAAACGAAACGTTGCCGGATTTTGTAAAAGAATGGGTCAGAAACATACTGCCGATTTTCACTAATATTTGTATTGCTACTTTGTTAGTATTAGGCCTGCACATCGATATTTATCAAATTATTGTGAATCTCTTTGCGCCTATCAATAGCTTTGCTCAAACCTTGCCGGGTTTTATGCTGTTATCATTCCTTCAAGTCTTCTTCTTTACGCTTGGAGTCTCACCATGGGTTTGGGGAGCCATTCGCAATCCTATTTTTATGGTCGCTATCGCAGCGAATGCTGCGGCAGTAGCTGCCGGAGACAACCCCGTTCATATAGTTACCTATGAGACGATGTTTACATTAGGATTATTAACATTAGGCGGGCAAGGAAGCCCGCTGCCTTTAGTCGCTCTAATGTTGAAATCAAAAAGCAAGAAACTTCGCCAATTTGCCCGAATAGTTGTCGGACCGGCAATATTTAATATTAGTGAACCGATTATGTATGGATTACCTATTGTGTTTAATCCTTTATTAATGGTTCCTATGTGGATTATTTCCCTGCTGGGGCCAGTACTAATTTGGATCATTATGAAAAGCGGATTATTGACCATCCCCAGTATTGTTTTACAGACTGGAAACATTCCGGCGCCGTTTAGTTCCTGGCTGATTACGCAAGATTGGCGAGCCATTTTATGGTGGTGTGTATTCTTCTTAATTTATATATTTATTTGGTACCCATTCTTTAAGGTGTTTGAGAAAAAGACGTTGGAAGAAGAGTCCCTGTCATTGGTACAAAATGAAGAATAA
- a CDS encoding YhcH/YjgK/YiaL family protein has translation MICDELKEMSNYDVLGNYSEKMMELIEKIDLENFKTGKVLIDGMNFFALLTEYDTKPWEETDIETHDKYYDVVIVLEGRENIYVDFRDSFTVKKAYSEEKDITFYQLKKEKIRVTMEPGMFILFLPNDIHHPYCDCEAKSHIKKVTFKIKIS, from the coding sequence ATGATTTGTGATGAATTAAAAGAAATGTCTAACTATGATGTCCTTGGAAACTATTCTGAAAAAATGATGGAATTAATTGAAAAAATTGATTTGGAGAACTTTAAAACTGGAAAAGTACTGATCGATGGCATGAATTTTTTTGCGCTTTTAACAGAGTATGACACTAAGCCTTGGGAAGAAACAGATATAGAAACCCATGATAAATATTATGATGTAGTTATCGTTTTAGAAGGAAGAGAAAATATTTATGTGGATTTTAGGGATAGCTTCACAGTTAAAAAAGCTTATTCGGAAGAAAAGGACATTACTTTTTATCAACTGAAGAAAGAAAAAATCAGGGTTACCATGGAACCGGGAATGTTTATCTTATTTTTGCCAAATGATATTCATCATCCCTATTGCGATTGTGAAGCGAAAAGCCATATCAAAAAAGTTACTTTTAAAATCAAAATATCATAG
- a CDS encoding glycoside hydrolase family 1 protein, whose translation MNRNKPDGFPANFLWGGAFAACQSEGAWDVDGKGISVSDIQPIIDQNKRKNIKSEVGGTFAEIKRLSADTTLNFPKRYGIDFYHTYKSDLALLKELGLTCFRTSISWSRLFPTGEEDVPNEKGLQFYDDLIDEIIKNGMEPIITISHYEMPLHLSLKYGGFSNKKVIDLFMKYAELVLHRYGEKVKYWIPFNQINLLYPCGFKSTGVYDDYSDHLLEAYYQAVHNQLVCSALCKKIALKVNPDILVGVMLSDKIMYPKTCKPEDLILTMKRNQMQYFCSDVGLRGEYPGYALRYFEENKIQINETEDELELIAKYKMDYLSFSHYSTRIISAETCDMNSYTFELNPYLKPTPWEWRIDPLGFYNAISTYWDRYQVPILISENGFGAIDKVEDGEIHDDYRIAYFRDYIAQMKEAVKDGVKILAYCTWAPIDIISSSTSEMIKRYGFIYVDQDDYGNGTKERIKKNSFYWYKNVIASNGVDL comes from the coding sequence ATGAACAGAAATAAACCGGATGGATTTCCTGCGAATTTTCTTTGGGGAGGCGCTTTTGCCGCTTGTCAGAGTGAAGGAGCCTGGGATGTAGACGGGAAAGGAATTTCAGTATCCGATATTCAACCCATTATTGACCAAAATAAACGAAAAAATATTAAAAGTGAAGTAGGCGGTACTTTTGCAGAAATAAAGAGGCTTTCCGCCGACACGACATTAAATTTTCCTAAAAGATACGGTATAGATTTTTATCACACCTATAAATCAGATTTAGCTCTTCTTAAGGAGTTAGGGTTAACATGTTTTAGAACTTCGATTTCATGGTCGAGATTATTTCCAACTGGAGAAGAAGATGTTCCAAATGAAAAAGGACTCCAGTTTTATGATGATTTAATCGATGAAATTATCAAAAATGGAATGGAACCCATTATTACTATTTCTCATTATGAAATGCCGTTGCACTTATCGTTAAAATATGGTGGATTCTCTAATAAAAAAGTCATTGATTTGTTTATGAAGTATGCAGAACTTGTGCTTCACAGATACGGTGAAAAAGTAAAGTATTGGATTCCTTTTAATCAAATAAATCTCCTGTACCCTTGCGGATTCAAATCAACAGGAGTATATGACGATTATTCGGATCATCTGCTAGAAGCTTATTACCAGGCTGTCCATAATCAACTGGTGTGCAGTGCTTTATGTAAAAAAATCGCGTTGAAAGTAAATCCTGATATTTTAGTTGGTGTCATGTTATCAGATAAAATAATGTATCCAAAAACCTGCAAACCAGAGGATCTAATATTAACGATGAAAAGAAACCAGATGCAATATTTTTGCTCTGACGTTGGGTTGCGCGGCGAGTATCCAGGTTATGCCTTACGTTATTTTGAAGAAAACAAGATACAGATCAATGAGACGGAAGATGAACTGGAATTGATTGCAAAATATAAAATGGATTACTTAAGCTTCAGTCATTACAGTACAAGAATTATTTCTGCGGAGACGTGCGATATGAATTCGTATACATTCGAATTAAATCCTTATCTAAAGCCTACACCCTGGGAGTGGCGAATTGATCCGTTAGGGTTCTATAATGCTATTTCAACCTATTGGGATAGATACCAGGTTCCTATTTTAATAAGTGAAAATGGCTTTGGAGCCATTGATAAGGTAGAAGATGGGGAAATTCATGATGACTATAGAATTGCTTATTTTAGAGATTATATAGCGCAAATGAAAGAGGCGGTTAAAGACGGCGTGAAAATCTTAGCTTACTGCACTTGGGCGCCTATCGATATCATCAGTTCATCTACATCTGAAATGATTAAACGTTATGGATTCATCTATGTAGATCAGGATGATTATGGAAATGGCACAAAAGAGAGAATTAAAAAGAATTCTTTTTATTGGTATAAAAATGTAATTGCATCTAATGGTGTAGATTTGTAA
- a CDS encoding AEC family transporter, with product MTVINFQLQIFIIIACGYVFAKKGIINLDIRKKLTDIVINLILPCAIIKSFSMKVTSEIIRDTIIIFFVSFALQLSYSILNKFLYCRFDHSKVLIMKYATIVSNAAFMGLPIIESVYGAQGVLYGSIALIPLRIFMWSSGLSLFTTTDRKQVFKTIALHPCIIAVYIGIIIMGIESMNIVIPSFISSTVNTVGGCLTAISMITIGAILSDIKWFELLDKSALYYSAIRLIAIPVLFFMVLTLLRLNPLVIGVNVLLAAMPAGSTVAMLAQKYDKDVIYASKIVIISTVLSLITLPLISLMISR from the coding sequence TTGACTGTTATCAATTTTCAATTGCAAATATTCATTATTATTGCCTGTGGATATGTATTTGCAAAGAAAGGCATTATCAACCTAGACATCAGAAAGAAATTGACTGACATTGTGATTAATTTGATTTTACCATGTGCTATTATTAAATCATTTTCAATGAAGGTCACAAGTGAGATTATCAGAGATACCATTATTATTTTTTTTGTGTCATTTGCACTTCAATTATCTTATAGCATATTGAATAAATTTTTATATTGTCGTTTTGATCATTCAAAAGTATTAATTATGAAATATGCAACCATTGTATCAAATGCGGCTTTCATGGGACTGCCTATTATTGAAAGTGTATACGGTGCACAAGGCGTACTTTATGGATCCATTGCTTTGATTCCACTACGCATATTTATGTGGTCTTCGGGTCTGTCATTATTTACAACAACAGACCGTAAACAGGTATTTAAAACTATTGCACTACATCCGTGCATTATCGCCGTATATATTGGCATAATAATCATGGGAATAGAAAGTATGAACATCGTTATTCCCAGTTTTATATCCAGTACAGTAAATACAGTTGGAGGATGTTTAACCGCAATCAGTATGATTACTATTGGCGCTATTTTAAGTGACATCAAATGGTTTGAACTTCTCGATAAATCTGCTTTGTATTATTCAGCTATTAGATTAATTGCAATACCAGTATTATTTTTTATGGTTTTAACATTGCTGCGATTAAATCCATTAGTTATAGGTGTAAATGTATTGTTGGCTGCTATGCCGGCCGGAAGCACAGTTGCCATGCTTGCGCAAAAATATGATAAGGATGTTATATATGCATCCAAAATAGTTATTATTTCCACAGTCTTATCACTAATAACATTACCACTCATATCATTGATGATAAGTAGATAA
- a CDS encoding tautomerase family protein, with protein sequence MPLLRFDLIKGRDKASLKKLLDVTHQVVVEAFDVPERDRYQIVHEHPADHMIIEDTGLGFNRTDNLVVLSIISKARPKEKKQKLYSLLAERLEAECGIAPTDLMVSIVENNDDDWSFGLGEAQFLTGKLS encoded by the coding sequence ATGCCATTACTTCGTTTTGATCTTATTAAAGGACGAGATAAAGCAAGCCTGAAAAAACTTCTGGATGTTACCCACCAAGTTGTTGTGGAAGCCTTTGACGTTCCTGAGCGAGATCGTTATCAAATCGTTCACGAACACCCGGCGGATCATATGATTATTGAGGATACTGGGCTAGGATTTAACCGTACCGATAATCTGGTTGTTCTCTCCATAATAAGCAAAGCCCGGCCAAAAGAGAAGAAACAAAAGCTCTATTCCTTATTGGCTGAAAGGTTAGAAGCTGAATGCGGCATCGCACCAACTGATTTAATGGTATCTATTGTTGAAAATAATGATGATGATTGGAGTTTTGGACTAGGGGAGGCACAATTTTTGACCGGTAAGTTAAGCTGA
- the murI gene encoding glutamate racemase, protein MQIGFFDSGIGGITVLYDTLNFLPNEDYLYYADTLNAPYGHKTKDDVKKLVLNAIEFISQQKVKAIVIACNTATSAAIEEIRAKYSIPIIGMEPAVKPAVKTKKNINKRILVTATAFTLREERLQNHITKLDNEHVVDLLPLPKLVQFAEGFEFSERIVLSYLQEQLSIYDLSKYETIVLGCTHFSYYKDIFGKLFSSDVNIIDGNNGTAKNLKKVLEDMNSLNEGNGNISFYCSGVKVEDKAKLKEFDKLFKRLDAINEM, encoded by the coding sequence ATGCAAATAGGTTTTTTTGATTCTGGTATTGGAGGCATTACTGTATTGTATGATACATTAAATTTTTTACCTAATGAAGACTATTTGTATTACGCAGATACATTAAATGCTCCATATGGGCACAAAACGAAAGATGATGTTAAAAAGCTTGTATTAAATGCTATAGAATTTATTAGCCAGCAAAAAGTAAAAGCAATAGTAATTGCTTGTAATACTGCCACAAGCGCAGCAATCGAAGAAATAAGGGCAAAATACAGTATTCCAATCATTGGTATGGAGCCTGCCGTAAAACCAGCTGTTAAAACAAAAAAAAATATAAATAAACGAATTTTGGTAACTGCTACTGCTTTTACTCTAAGGGAAGAAAGACTTCAAAATCATATTACTAAATTAGATAACGAACATGTTGTTGATTTATTACCTCTTCCGAAATTAGTTCAGTTTGCAGAAGGTTTTGAGTTTAGCGAGCGAATAGTGCTGTCTTATCTTCAAGAACAATTATCTATATATGATTTAAGTAAGTATGAAACTATTGTTTTAGGATGTACTCACTTTTCTTACTATAAGGATATATTTGGAAAATTATTTTCATCGGATGTTAATATAATTGATGGAAATAATGGTACTGCAAAAAATCTAAAAAAAGTACTGGAAGATATGAATTCTTTAAATGAAGGCAACGGCAATATTTCTTTCTATTGTTCAGGGGTCAAAGTCGAGGATAAGGCTAAATTAAAAGAGTTCGATAAACTGTTCAAAAGATTGGATGCTATTAACGAAATGTAA
- a CDS encoding PTS lactose/cellobiose transporter subunit IIA gives MNNELEKREEIAKVAMQIIMNASDAKADALNALKSLRSFDFEAPAELLKKAHTKIVLAHKAQTNLVQNEASGETYENSLLFNHAQDTLMTAKMQIEISEELCALVRALFNKIESK, from the coding sequence ATGAATAATGAATTGGAAAAACGTGAAGAAATAGCAAAAGTAGCCATGCAGATTATAATGAACGCAAGTGATGCAAAGGCAGACGCATTAAATGCATTAAAAAGTTTAAGAAGCTTTGACTTTGAGGCTCCAGCAGAGTTACTGAAAAAAGCACATACTAAAATAGTTTTAGCACACAAGGCTCAGACTAATTTAGTTCAAAACGAAGCATCCGGTGAAACGTACGAAAACAGTCTTTTGTTTAATCATGCCCAGGATACTCTTATGACCGCAAAAATGCAGATTGAGATATCAGAAGAGTTGTGTGCTTTAGTCAGAGCTCTGTTTAATAAAATAGAAAGTAAGTAA
- a CDS encoding NAD(P)H-dependent flavin oxidoreductase: MFETDLTRSLKIRYPIFQAPMAGGVSTPELVAAVSNAGGLGNLGGGYLTSEQLRSEIQKIKQRTDQPFGVNLFVPEQSEESEEAIYRMTDYLNKYRIKLGTAQNPSILKFSESFEEQVQVLLEERVPVFSFTFGTPSQDVIQTMKQHGIFIIGTATTVDEAKQLEAVGADAIVAQGSEAGGHRGTFMKDPSHALIGTMAIVPQIVDHVSIPVIAAGGIMDGRGLAASLALGAAAIQMGTAFLACPESGAHETYKQKILSTNEDSTEITRAYSGKAARGIQTKFMIDMHQYPGTIPAYPIQNSMTRDIRLAAAKANNPEYMSLWAGQGLRLAGDQPAASIVKQTVDQASILVEKLSSI; encoded by the coding sequence GTGTTTGAGACTGATTTGACGCGTTCTCTTAAAATTCGATACCCGATTTTTCAAGCGCCAATGGCTGGTGGCGTTTCGACGCCCGAATTAGTAGCGGCTGTTTCAAATGCCGGTGGGCTGGGCAATCTGGGGGGCGGATACTTAACGTCGGAGCAGCTCCGTAGCGAGATCCAAAAGATCAAGCAACGAACGGACCAGCCTTTCGGAGTAAACTTGTTTGTGCCTGAGCAATCAGAAGAGTCGGAAGAAGCAATTTACCGGATGACAGATTATCTGAATAAATACCGCATCAAACTTGGCACTGCTCAAAATCCTTCGATTTTGAAGTTTTCAGAATCATTTGAGGAGCAGGTACAGGTACTTTTGGAGGAGCGTGTACCCGTATTTAGTTTCACTTTTGGCACACCATCTCAAGACGTGATCCAAACCATGAAACAGCATGGAATATTCATCATTGGAACTGCTACAACTGTTGATGAAGCCAAGCAATTGGAAGCAGTTGGAGCAGATGCAATTGTGGCTCAGGGGAGCGAAGCAGGCGGGCACAGGGGGACCTTCATGAAAGACCCTTCCCATGCTTTGATAGGCACTATGGCTATTGTTCCGCAGATCGTTGACCATGTGTCGATTCCGGTCATCGCAGCGGGGGGAATCATGGATGGTCGGGGACTTGCAGCAAGCCTTGCATTAGGAGCCGCTGCAATACAGATGGGCACCGCGTTTCTAGCCTGCCCCGAGAGCGGCGCCCACGAAACGTACAAACAGAAAATCCTCTCGACAAATGAGGACTCCACTGAAATTACACGTGCATACTCCGGAAAAGCTGCAAGAGGCATTCAAACAAAATTTATGATCGACATGCATCAGTACCCAGGAACAATCCCGGCTTACCCCATTCAAAACTCGATGACCCGGGACATTCGTCTGGCGGCTGCAAAAGCGAACAATCCCGAGTATATGTCACTTTGGGCGGGCCAGGGGCTTCGGTTAGCAGGAGACCAACCTGCCGCTTCAATTGTAAAACAAACCGTTGATCAAGCCAGTATTCTTGTTGAAAAACTTTCTTCTATCTGA